TGCCGGTGCAACGGGGTTCTCAATAAGTTACGACGTACCATGGATTGAGGTTTCATCTGAGCAGGGATTGGCTACGGAACAGGCTGAAGGCGTTTTCCAGGTGACACCCGTTGCCTCAATCTTACAGACTTACGGCGTGGGCCGCTATGAAGGCGTAATTAAGATAGTTGATCGCGGAACGGCCTTTTATAGAGAAGTTCCGATCATAGTGGAAATTCGAAATCCCGGAGATCCTGTATCTCTGCCTGTGGATCAGCCCATGTTCGAACAAATCATACCCGGTTATGTGCTCGTCAAGGCGACCGATGCTCACTGGTTTCACGCTTACTTACACGTTTACGATGTGGATTACTACGCCACCGCACAGGAATGCGAAAATGCCCTCGGTACCTGGATAGATCCGTTTTCGGGCGCTACCGTCAATCTGGATAGTTCGGTAGCCTTACCGTATTGCAGTGAAAACGAGAAAGTGTATGTATTGATCTCCGTGCCTAACCTGCATCCGACGACGATTTTTGCCTACGTGCCCAATGGCACGGATCCCTTTGTCAAGGTTTACGAGAATGGCGATTATGTGGCAGAGTTTGATCCATATTACAGCATGGGACCGATTCCCGAAGCCTATTTTGGACCAATAAGGCTTAGCGGCCTTGGTCAACAATTGAGAATCAGTGTACGAGTTGGTAAAAGTGTCCAGAGTGCTGTGGAAATCCAGCAAATCCTCGTACAGATAAGCACCCTTGAAGGAACCTGGCGGGTGACTGAAGAATATAGAGGTGAAGTCTATACCTATGAGCCGAGCAGGTTATTGACTTTCACATTCGATAATTCGACCCAAACTTATTCGGGATCCTGGGCGGGCACACCCGTAAGCGTTGTTATGGGCGACACGGAGGGAGCAACCTTCCTTTATAAGTTTTACTTTGTTGAAAATGGCATCCAATATGAGTATGAGGTAACCTCCCTATCGTCATCGCAGATGGAAGGTCGCTGGAGATTTTCATATGATGGATCTTCGTCCCAGTGGGAAAGCTTCTCCGCAAGCCGATATTCGAATAACTTGTACGCACTACAATAATTGACAAGCACAAAGCAAAAAGGCCGGGATAGTTAGTAAAACCCGGCCTTTTTGTTTCTTAAATAAACTCCTTCAGCGCCGCTCAATCGTAAAATCCCGGTTAACATCGAGTATTAAATTCCGTAGCATATCCCAGGCTTTTTCTT
This Thermodesulforhabdus norvegica DNA region includes the following protein-coding sequences:
- a CDS encoding BACON domain-containing protein, with product MFGNKRFLSIFMLVSLAFLSIPAVSGAVSVSPEEITLTVEVPPGSEPEEFSYTISVSGTTDETQYSASADQGWMSIDEPSGDIPGSFTLTITVSPNLLPDDGTVTGTVTVASNTGSTDTVTVTLTVIHIIQDKLTVNPSDITLRITRANLSPQTFIAEITNANYERNDFKWSAETVSSWLSVSPSTGEGASSVVVTVDPISLEAGEYEGTITFRSNLPVSNVEDAEATLTVTVIVEAPNELTVFPSYLFWSVEVGEDGALADFTSQTLHVYAGATGFSISYDVPWIEVSSEQGLATEQAEGVFQVTPVASILQTYGVGRYEGVIKIVDRGTAFYREVPIIVEIRNPGDPVSLPVDQPMFEQIIPGYVLVKATDAHWFHAYLHVYDVDYYATAQECENALGTWIDPFSGATVNLDSSVALPYCSENEKVYVLISVPNLHPTTIFAYVPNGTDPFVKVYENGDYVAEFDPYYSMGPIPEAYFGPIRLSGLGQQLRISVRVGKSVQSAVEIQQILVQISTLEGTWRVTEEYRGEVYTYEPSRLLTFTFDNSTQTYSGSWAGTPVSVVMGDTEGATFLYKFYFVENGIQYEYEVTSLSSSQMEGRWRFSYDGSSSQWESFSASRYSNNLYALQ